A single window of Nocardioides kongjuensis DNA harbors:
- a CDS encoding MlaE family ABC transporter permease: protein MSLTAARVVAPLGTAGKLFAFALDVGRGLFRRPFQGREFIQQAWFIASVTIIPTALVAIPFGAVIALQVGGLIKQFGAQSFTGSASVLAVIQQAGPIATALLIAGAGGSAIAADLGARKIREELDAMMVLGIDPIQRLVVPRVLACMLVAVFLNGMVSVVGVGGGYVFNVILQDGTPGAYLASFTALAQLPDVWIGMIKALVFGLIAAIVAAYKGMNAGGGPKGVGDAVNESVVITFLLLFVVNFTLSTIYLQVVPPKTG, encoded by the coding sequence GTGTCGCTCACTGCTGCGCGCGTGGTCGCCCCACTCGGGACCGCGGGCAAGTTGTTCGCCTTCGCGCTCGACGTGGGTCGCGGGCTGTTCCGTCGACCGTTCCAGGGCCGCGAGTTCATCCAGCAGGCCTGGTTCATCGCGTCGGTCACGATCATCCCGACCGCCCTGGTCGCGATCCCCTTCGGTGCGGTCATCGCACTGCAGGTCGGTGGCCTGATCAAGCAGTTCGGCGCGCAGTCCTTCACCGGCTCCGCCTCGGTCCTCGCCGTCATCCAGCAGGCCGGCCCGATCGCGACCGCCCTGCTGATCGCGGGTGCCGGCGGCTCGGCCATCGCGGCCGACCTCGGTGCGCGCAAGATCCGCGAGGAGCTCGACGCCATGATGGTGCTGGGCATCGACCCGATCCAGCGCCTCGTGGTGCCCCGCGTGCTCGCCTGCATGCTCGTCGCGGTCTTCCTCAACGGCATGGTCAGCGTCGTCGGCGTCGGCGGCGGCTACGTCTTCAACGTGATCCTGCAGGACGGCACCCCCGGTGCCTACCTCGCCAGCTTCACCGCCCTGGCGCAGTTGCCGGACGTGTGGATCGGCATGATCAAGGCGCTCGTCTTCGGCCTGATCGCCGCGATCGTCGCCGCCTACAAGGGCATGAACGCCGGTGGCGGCCCGAAGGGCGTCGGTGACGCGGTCAACGAGTCCGTCGTGATCACCTTCCTGCTCCTGTTCGTCGTCAACTTCACCCTGAGCACGATCTACCTGCAGGTCGTGCCCCCGAAGACGGGTTAG